A genomic window from Tolypothrix sp. PCC 7910 includes:
- a CDS encoding DPP IV N-terminal domain-containing protein: MFIFYNRPLVLSLFLGTLLSLTSCISKNFTAAKAEISAQKSPNIQQKITDLTPKIQLAEEPQWSPNGKQIAFMSLDNPGNEEIYVINADGSNLKNLTKNKIKDRSPLWSPDGKKIAFLSGRDRNPEVYVMNADGSKQTNLTKNPAGDYPYVWSPDGKKIAFGSRRENNDYEIYVMNADGSNITRITKNPGYDSVLSWSPDGQKIAFISECDGNEEIYVMNADGSKQTRLTKDPNNNAGAVWSPDSNRIAYHASPEPFKDNGYIYVINADGSGNTQLTYKGVSQNPVWSPDGKRIAFESNRDGNSDIFVINADGSGEIKLTNNKGRDSRPVWSPNGKQIAYECLQNGKSHICRLNA; encoded by the coding sequence ATGTTTATTTTTTATAATCGTCCTCTGGTTTTGTCTTTATTCTTAGGAACGCTACTTAGTCTAACTAGCTGTATTAGTAAGAATTTCACAGCAGCTAAAGCGGAAATTTCTGCTCAAAAATCTCCTAATATTCAGCAAAAAATCACAGATTTAACTCCCAAAATTCAGCTTGCGGAAGAACCGCAATGGTCACCAAATGGTAAGCAGATTGCTTTTATGAGTTTAGATAATCCTGGTAATGAAGAAATTTATGTCATCAATGCTGATGGTTCAAATTTAAAGAATCTCACCAAGAATAAAATTAAGGATCGCTCTCCTTTATGGTCACCGGATGGTAAGAAAATTGCCTTTTTGTCTGGACGCGATCGCAACCCGGAAGTTTATGTAATGAATGCTGATGGTTCCAAGCAAACTAATTTAACAAAAAATCCAGCAGGTGATTATCCTTATGTCTGGTCACCGGATGGCAAAAAAATTGCTTTTGGTTCGCGTCGAGAAAATAATGATTATGAAATCTACGTGATGAATGCTGATGGTTCTAATATTACGAGAATAACGAAAAATCCAGGATATGATTCTGTACTTTCTTGGTCACCCGATGGTCAAAAGATTGCTTTTATTTCAGAATGCGATGGTAACGAAGAAATTTATGTGATGAACGCCGATGGTTCTAAGCAAACTCGATTAACTAAAGACCCAAATAATAATGCAGGTGCAGTTTGGTCACCAGATAGCAACAGAATTGCTTACCATGCAAGCCCAGAACCTTTTAAGGATAATGGATATATATATGTCATCAATGCTGATGGTTCTGGTAATACTCAGCTGACATATAAAGGCGTGTCCCAAAACCCCGTTTGGTCACCTGATGGGAAACGCATTGCTTTTGAATCCAATCGTGATGGTAACTCAGACATTTTTGTCATCAACGCTGATGGTTCTGGTGAAATTAAATTAACGAATAATAAAGGTAGAGATTCACGTCCAGTTTGGTCACCTAACGGTAAACAAATCGCTTATGAATGCTTACAAAACGGAAAATCCCATATTTGTAGGCTGAATGCATAA
- a CDS encoding NAD(P)H-quinone oxidoreductase subunit F: MDHFLYITSWFVPFYGLIGAILALPWCMGIIRRTGPRPAAYFNLLTTIAAFIHSLLIFQNIWDKEPETVLINWFKVADLDLSFALDISPVSVGATVLITGLSFLAQTYALGYMEKDWALARFFGLIGFFEAALSGLAISDSLFLSYALLEVLTLSTYLLVGFWYAQPLVVTAARDAFWTKRVGDLLLLMGVVTLSYLAGSLNFSDLSEWAQTASLDPVTSALLGLALIAGPAGKCAQFPLHLWLDEAMEGPNPASILRNSLVVAGGAYVLYKMQPLLALSPVALNALVIMGTVTAIGATLVSLAQIDIKRALSHSTSAYMGLVFLAMGLQQGGVALMLLLTHAIAKALLFMSSGSIISTTHTQNLTEMGGLWSRMPATTTAFVVGSAGMVTLLPLGSFWAMLAWADGFVNISPWVIGVLVIVNGLTALNLTRVFRYIFWGTPQQKTRRAPEVGWQMAFPMVTLTIFTLLLPVMLQQWYLLPSWESINWYVVAILVSSTLIGVAIGSVMYLDKAWSRSRILAWRFIQDLLGYDFYIDQVYKVTVVSAVAILSKISAWSDRYLIDGLVNLVGFAAILSGQGLKYSISGQSQGYMLTILFVVSVLGFFISWSLGLLDKLPF; the protein is encoded by the coding sequence ATGGATCATTTTCTCTACATCACAAGTTGGTTTGTGCCTTTTTATGGTTTAATAGGTGCTATTTTGGCTTTGCCTTGGTGCATGGGAATTATTCGCCGAACAGGGCCAAGACCAGCAGCATACTTCAACTTGTTGACGACCATTGCCGCATTCATCCATAGCCTGTTGATATTTCAAAACATCTGGGATAAAGAGCCAGAAACTGTACTGATTAACTGGTTTAAAGTCGCAGATTTGGATTTATCCTTTGCCTTAGACATTTCACCCGTCAGTGTTGGGGCAACGGTTTTAATTACTGGGTTAAGTTTTCTAGCACAAACTTACGCCCTAGGCTATATGGAAAAAGACTGGGCATTGGCACGGTTTTTTGGACTGATCGGATTTTTTGAGGCGGCGCTGAGTGGTTTAGCTATTAGTGATTCTCTATTTCTCAGCTATGCCCTGTTGGAAGTGCTAACGCTTTCCACCTATTTATTGGTGGGATTTTGGTATGCACAACCCTTGGTTGTAACGGCAGCGCGGGATGCATTTTGGACAAAACGGGTCGGAGACTTGTTACTGCTGATGGGGGTAGTGACCCTTTCTTACCTAGCAGGTAGTTTGAACTTTTCTGATTTATCTGAATGGGCACAAACAGCTAGCTTAGATCCAGTCACTTCTGCGTTACTAGGACTAGCTTTAATTGCTGGGCCTGCTGGTAAATGCGCTCAATTCCCCCTCCATCTGTGGTTAGACGAAGCGATGGAAGGGCCGAACCCTGCTTCTATACTGCGGAACTCATTGGTGGTAGCAGGTGGTGCTTATGTGCTATATAAAATGCAGCCTTTGTTGGCCCTGTCTCCAGTGGCTTTAAATGCCTTGGTAATTATGGGTACGGTGACAGCAATTGGTGCAACATTAGTGTCCTTAGCGCAAATTGATATTAAGCGGGCACTATCTCATTCCACTAGTGCATACATGGGCTTGGTATTTTTGGCAATGGGTTTACAGCAAGGGGGTGTAGCCTTGATGTTGCTGTTAACTCATGCGATCGCTAAAGCTCTATTATTCATGAGTTCGGGTTCCATTATCTCTACTACCCACACCCAAAACCTTACAGAAATGGGCGGTTTGTGGTCGCGCATGCCAGCTACAACCACTGCCTTTGTTGTTGGTTCAGCGGGCATGGTCACACTGCTACCACTAGGCAGCTTTTGGGCAATGCTGGCTTGGGCTGATGGTTTTGTGAATATTAGCCCTTGGGTAATTGGTGTATTGGTGATAGTCAATGGCTTGACAGCACTCAATTTAACCCGAGTCTTTAGGTATATTTTCTGGGGTACACCACAACAAAAAACCCGTCGTGCGCCAGAAGTTGGTTGGCAAATGGCCTTCCCAATGGTGACCTTGACAATCTTTACTCTGTTATTACCCGTAATGCTACAGCAATGGTACTTACTTCCTAGTTGGGAAAGTATTAACTGGTATGTAGTAGCGATATTAGTTTCCTCAACCTTAATAGGGGTAGCAATCGGCTCGGTAATGTATCTAGACAAAGCATGGTCAAGGTCAAGAATCCTAGCATGGAGATTTATCCAAGACTTGTTAGGTTATGACTTCTACATCGACCAAGTGTATAAAGTCACAGTAGTCAGTGCCGTAGCCATCCTATCAAAAATTTCCGCATGGAGCGATCGCTATTTGATTGATGGCTTAGTTAACTTGGTTGGTTTTGCCGCCATTCTCAGCGGGCAAGGTTTAAAATACAGCATTTCTGGACAATCCCAAGGTTATATGCTGACTATCCTCTTCGTCGTCAGCGTCCTGGGCTTTTTCATTAGCTGGTCATTAGGGCTACTGGATAAGTTGCCTTTTTAG
- a CDS encoding carbon dioxide-concentrating mechanism protein CcmK produces MSIAVGMVETLGFPAVVEAADAMVKAARVTLVGYEKIGSGRVTVIVRGDVSEVQASVAAGVESVKRVNGGQVLSTHIIARPHENLEYVLPIRYTEDVEQFRENVNAIRPFGRRP; encoded by the coding sequence ATGTCAATTGCAGTAGGAATGGTAGAAACGCTAGGCTTTCCCGCAGTAGTAGAAGCTGCAGATGCGATGGTGAAAGCAGCTCGCGTTACCTTAGTAGGCTACGAAAAAATTGGTAGTGGTCGCGTTACAGTCATTGTTCGGGGAGATGTATCGGAAGTTCAAGCCTCAGTTGCTGCTGGCGTAGAATCTGTGAAGCGAGTTAACGGCGGACAAGTGCTGTCTACCCATATCATTGCTCGTCCTCACGAAAACTTGGAGTATGTCCTGCCAATTCGTTATACAGAAGATGTAGAGCAGTTCCGGGAAAATGTCAACGCCATTCGTCCTTTCGGCAGAAGACCATAA
- a CDS encoding EutN/CcmL family microcompartment protein, with translation MQIAKVRGTVVSTQKEPSLRGVKLLLLQLVDEEGNLLQKYEVAADIVGAGVDEWVLFSRGSAARQVPGNENRPLDAAVVAIIDTIHVEDRLIYSKKDQYR, from the coding sequence ATGCAAATTGCTAAAGTTCGTGGCACAGTAGTTAGCACGCAAAAAGAACCAAGTCTTAGAGGTGTGAAACTACTGTTGTTGCAATTAGTAGATGAAGAAGGAAACCTCCTGCAAAAATACGAGGTAGCAGCGGATATTGTTGGCGCAGGAGTAGACGAATGGGTACTTTTCAGTCGTGGTAGTGCAGCTCGTCAAGTTCCTGGCAACGAAAATCGTCCGTTAGATGCGGCAGTAGTGGCGATAATTGATACTATTCATGTTGAAGATCGTCTCATTTACAGCAAAAAAGACCAATACCGTTAG
- a CDS encoding NADH-quinone oxidoreductase subunit M: MLSALILVPLIGAVVISLWPPGINGKNSRGIALVVASIAFVWSIILAIQFNPGEISQQFVEFLPWVDALGLNYNLGVDGLSLPLLVLNGLLTCIAIYSSDESLQRPRLYYSLILLLSAGVTGAFIAQDLLLFFLFYEVELIPLYLLIAIWGGEKRGYAATKFLIYTALSGILILASFLGMVWLSGAPTFALGSLNATTIPLATQLLLLAGILVGFGIKIPLVPFHTWLPDAHVEASTPISVLLAGVLLKLGTYGLLRFGMNLLPEAWAYLAPWLASWAVVSVLYGASCAIAQKDMKKMVAYSSIGHMGYILLGAAAATQLSILGTVMQMISHGLISALLFLLVGIVYKKAGSRNLDVIRGLLNPERGMPVIGSLMVLGVMASAGIPGMIGFISEFVIFRGSFPAFPVQTLLCMIGTGLTAVYFLILVNKAFFGRLSEQVVNLPRVYWSDRLPSIVLAVVIVILGIQPSWLARWTEPTITAMVNTQNTVVTVALDHQSKN; encoded by the coding sequence ATGCTGAGTGCGTTGATTTTAGTGCCATTAATTGGTGCTGTTGTAATTAGCTTATGGCCCCCGGGAATAAATGGTAAAAACTCCCGTGGCATAGCTTTGGTAGTTGCCAGTATCGCCTTTGTGTGGTCGATAATTTTAGCAATTCAATTTAATCCTGGAGAAATTAGTCAACAGTTTGTAGAATTCTTACCTTGGGTAGATGCCTTAGGTTTAAATTATAATTTAGGGGTAGATGGCTTATCTCTGCCTTTGCTAGTTTTGAACGGCTTGTTGACTTGCATTGCTATCTACAGCAGTGATGAATCTCTGCAACGTCCGAGATTGTACTACTCTTTAATACTGCTGCTAAGTGCTGGGGTAACTGGCGCTTTTATTGCCCAGGATTTACTGCTATTTTTCCTGTTTTATGAAGTTGAACTCATACCCCTATATCTTTTGATTGCAATTTGGGGTGGTGAAAAACGGGGTTATGCAGCTACCAAATTCCTAATATATACTGCTCTTTCTGGGATTTTGATTTTAGCCAGCTTCTTAGGCATGGTATGGCTAAGTGGTGCACCCACCTTTGCTCTCGGCTCTTTGAATGCCACAACCATACCATTAGCAACGCAACTTTTGTTACTAGCCGGAATTTTAGTTGGTTTTGGTATTAAGATTCCGCTAGTTCCTTTCCATACATGGTTGCCAGATGCTCACGTGGAAGCTTCCACACCAATTTCTGTGCTATTGGCTGGGGTACTTTTGAAATTAGGGACTTATGGCTTACTGCGCTTTGGTATGAACTTATTGCCAGAAGCGTGGGCTTATTTAGCTCCTTGGTTAGCGAGTTGGGCTGTAGTCAGTGTACTTTATGGTGCATCTTGTGCGATCGCCCAAAAAGATATGAAAAAAATGGTGGCATATAGTTCCATTGGACACATGGGCTATATTCTGTTAGGGGCGGCAGCAGCTACGCAGTTAAGCATTTTAGGCACTGTTATGCAGATGATTAGCCACGGCTTGATTTCTGCACTCCTGTTTTTGCTGGTAGGAATCGTGTATAAAAAAGCTGGTAGCCGCAACCTAGATGTAATTCGGGGACTGCTCAATCCAGAACGGGGTATGCCCGTAATTGGTAGCTTAATGGTTTTAGGAGTGATGGCTAGTGCTGGGATACCAGGAATGATCGGGTTTATTTCCGAATTTGTCATCTTCCGCGGTAGTTTCCCAGCTTTTCCAGTGCAGACCTTGTTATGTATGATTGGTACAGGTTTAACTGCCGTGTACTTCTTAATCCTGGTGAATAAAGCCTTTTTTGGACGCTTATCTGAGCAAGTTGTCAATCTACCAAGGGTATATTGGAGCGATCGCCTACCATCGATAGTATTAGCTGTAGTGATTGTAATTCTCGGTATCCAACCATCTTGGTTAGCGCGCTGGACTGAACCAACAATCACAGCAATGGTGAATACACAAAACACCGTAGTAACTGTGGCATTGGATCATCAAAGCAAAAATTAA
- a CDS encoding CO2 hydration protein, translating to MVTIKKKPYNNPLGEFVKRLQTGEALLADSPQNVLEVVGILKSYGVVLDAYSNNLIYIAEHQFLVFFPFFKYFNGEFSWQKLFRHWWHDRINFEYAEYCMKSMMWHGGGGLDTYLDTKEFHVAAQAVIAAKFKNNPFVQGMHQLFPDFLIEQLRVSAYYSGLGQFWRVMADIFLSLSDLYDQGKIKTIPEVVEHIKAGLVADASKPVTYAVKIDNKVYELLPKKLGLTFLADTAIPYVEAVFFRGTPFSGTVTYNAQAYQIPPDQARFQYGALYADPLPIGSAGIPPTLLMQDMRHYLPEYLHEVYRRSRRGEDDLLVQICITFQKSMFCVTTATILGLMPYPLDSEDPSEQQANQVYLEKWMERFKTSRLLEVNK from the coding sequence ATGGTCACAATCAAAAAGAAACCATATAACAACCCTTTAGGTGAGTTTGTTAAACGTTTGCAAACAGGAGAAGCGTTGCTTGCCGATAGTCCACAAAACGTTTTAGAAGTAGTTGGCATTCTTAAAAGCTATGGCGTAGTTTTAGATGCTTACTCAAATAATCTCATCTACATTGCTGAACATCAATTTTTAGTATTTTTTCCGTTTTTTAAATACTTTAATGGTGAATTTAGTTGGCAAAAATTATTTCGTCATTGGTGGCATGACCGAATTAATTTTGAATATGCCGAATATTGTATGAAGTCCATGATGTGGCATGGTGGCGGTGGACTAGACACATATTTAGATACAAAAGAATTTCACGTAGCAGCCCAAGCGGTAATTGCTGCTAAATTTAAAAACAATCCTTTTGTCCAAGGAATGCACCAACTGTTTCCTGACTTCTTAATTGAACAGTTGCGTGTTTCTGCATATTACAGCGGTTTGGGGCAATTTTGGCGGGTAATGGCTGATATCTTCTTGAGTTTATCAGACCTATATGACCAAGGAAAAATCAAAACAATTCCCGAAGTTGTAGAACATATTAAAGCAGGGTTAGTTGCTGATGCCAGTAAGCCAGTTACTTATGCAGTCAAAATTGATAACAAAGTTTATGAACTCCTGCCAAAGAAACTTGGTTTAACCTTCTTAGCAGACACAGCAATACCTTATGTAGAAGCTGTTTTCTTCCGGGGCACACCTTTCTCTGGCACAGTTACATATAATGCCCAAGCATATCAAATTCCCCCCGATCAAGCGCGCTTTCAATATGGTGCATTATATGCCGATCCTTTACCTATTGGTAGTGCGGGTATTCCTCCCACTTTATTAATGCAGGATATGCGGCATTATTTACCAGAGTATTTACATGAAGTGTATCGCCGCAGTCGTCGGGGTGAAGATGATTTGTTAGTGCAAATTTGTATTACTTTCCAAAAGTCAATGTTCTGTGTAACTACAGCCACTATTTTGGGATTAATGCCTTATCCTTTAGATAGCGAAGATCCGTCAGAACAACAAGCTAATCAAGTTTATTTAGAAAAGTGGATGGAACGTTTTAAAACTTCTCGTTTGTTGGAAGTGAATAAATGA
- the nifJ gene encoding pyruvate:ferredoxin (flavodoxin) oxidoreductase, whose product MNKTFATIDGNEAVSRIAYKLNEVIAIYPITPSSTMGEWADAWAAENRPNLWGTVPSVVQMQSEGGAAGAVHGALQTGSLSTTFTASQGLLLMIPNLYKIAGELTSTTIHVAARSLATHALSIFGDHSDVMAARATGFALLCSASVQENLDFALIAYAATLEARVPFMHFFDGFRTSHEVQKVKLLADDDLRSLIKDNLILAHRDRALTPDRPVLRGTAQNPDIYFQAREGANPYYSATPAIVQRLMDEFGDRTGRYYQIYEYHGAPDAERVIVIMGSGCETVHETVDYLNNQGEKVGVVKVRLFRPFDVERFIAALPNTVQAIAVLDRTKEPGSAGEPLYLDVVTAIHEANPKSKIRLEKFATEGNPPCNFSQNLKSIVGGRYGLSSKEFTPAMVKGVFDNLALPTPKNHFTIGINDDVSHTSLSFDPNFSTEPDNVVRAMFYGLGSDGTVGANKNSIKIIGEETDNYAQGYFVYDSKKSGSMTVSHLRFGPEPIRSTYLIDKANFIGCHHWGFLENIDILKAAIPGATILVNSFYDTDTVWQHLPVKVQQQIIDKHLKLYVINANQVARNSGMGGRINTIMQVCFFALANVLPQEEAIAKIKQAIEKTYGKKGAEVVRMNLQAVDHTLANLHKVDIPQTIHHPQSLGENSPLLDQAPEFIREVLGKIMIWEGDDLPVSSLPPDGTFPTGTTKWEKRNVAQEIPVWDEDVCVQCSKCVMVCPHSAIRAKAYQPSELLNAPPSFKSVDAKDRDFANQKFTIQVAPEDCTGCAICVNVCPAKNKTEPLKKAINMAKQLPLREQERKNWDFFLTLPNPDRRQLKLNQIRQQQLQEPLFEFSGACAGCGETPYLKLLTQLFGDRSVIANATGCSSIYGGNLPTTPWTTNAEGRGPAWSNSLFEDNAEFGYGFRLSLDKQAEFAAELLQKFNGNIDDNLINAILNATQSTEADIWEQRERVEILKQKLDELLQKQNLSMPNARCPMPYSQIQNLKAIADYLVRKSVWIVGGDGWAYDIDFGGIDHVLASGRNVNILVMDTEVYSNTGGQSSKATPKAAVAKFAASGKPAPKKDLGLIAITYGNVYVASVALGARDEHTLRAFLEAEAFNGPSLIIAYSHCIAHGINMTTGMNHQKSLIESGRWLLYRYNPELQKQGKNPLQLDMKAPKQSVEQSMYQENRFKMLTKSKPEVAKQLLEQAQAEVDARWQMYQYLANR is encoded by the coding sequence ATGAACAAAACCTTTGCTACTATTGACGGGAATGAGGCTGTTTCCCGGATTGCTTACAAATTAAATGAAGTAATTGCCATTTATCCCATCACCCCCTCCTCAACAATGGGTGAATGGGCGGATGCTTGGGCGGCGGAAAATCGCCCTAACCTCTGGGGTACAGTTCCCAGTGTGGTGCAAATGCAAAGTGAGGGTGGCGCAGCTGGTGCGGTACATGGGGCGTTGCAAACAGGTTCCCTAAGTACCACTTTCACCGCATCTCAGGGATTATTGTTAATGATTCCCAATCTCTACAAAATTGCTGGGGAATTAACAAGTACAACAATTCACGTTGCTGCACGTTCTTTAGCTACTCACGCTTTATCTATTTTTGGCGATCATAGTGATGTAATGGCAGCCCGGGCTACAGGCTTTGCGCTGCTATGTTCAGCTTCGGTGCAGGAGAATCTGGATTTTGCCCTGATCGCCTATGCTGCAACTTTAGAGGCGCGAGTCCCGTTTATGCACTTCTTTGACGGTTTCCGCACCTCCCATGAAGTGCAGAAAGTAAAACTACTGGCTGATGATGATTTGCGATCGCTCATCAAAGACAACCTCATATTAGCTCATCGCGATCGCGCCCTTACCCCAGACCGTCCAGTATTGCGCGGTACAGCCCAAAACCCTGATATCTACTTCCAAGCCCGTGAAGGCGCTAACCCTTACTACAGCGCCACTCCCGCTATTGTGCAGCGCCTGATGGATGAATTTGGCGATCGCACTGGCAGGTATTATCAAATCTATGAATATCATGGCGCACCTGATGCCGAACGAGTAATTGTCATTATGGGTTCCGGTTGCGAAACCGTCCATGAAACCGTAGATTACCTCAACAATCAAGGGGAAAAAGTTGGTGTCGTCAAAGTTAGACTATTCCGCCCCTTTGATGTCGAAAGATTTATCGCAGCATTACCTAATACTGTACAGGCGATCGCAGTCCTCGACCGCACCAAAGAACCAGGTAGCGCCGGCGAACCACTTTATTTGGACGTAGTCACCGCCATTCATGAAGCCAATCCAAAATCTAAAATCCGTCTTGAAAAGTTTGCTACGGAGGGAAACCCTCCTTGCAACTTTTCGCAAAATCTAAAATCGATAGTTGGTGGTCGCTACGGTTTATCCTCAAAAGAATTTACCCCGGCGATGGTCAAAGGCGTTTTTGATAACCTAGCTTTACCTACGCCGAAAAATCACTTTACTATTGGGATTAATGATGATGTTAGCCATACATCCCTAAGCTTTGACCCGAATTTCTCCACGGAACCCGATAATGTGGTGCGGGCGATGTTTTACGGCTTAGGTTCCGATGGTACAGTGGGGGCAAATAAAAACTCAATTAAAATTATTGGCGAAGAAACCGACAACTACGCCCAAGGCTACTTTGTATACGACTCCAAGAAATCCGGTTCGATGACGGTTTCTCACCTGCGCTTTGGCCCGGAACCTATTCGGTCAACTTACCTCATCGACAAAGCCAACTTTATTGGTTGTCACCATTGGGGATTTTTAGAAAACATTGACATTCTCAAAGCGGCGATTCCAGGGGCGACAATTTTAGTAAATAGTTTCTATGATACGGATACTGTTTGGCAACATTTACCTGTAAAGGTGCAGCAGCAAATTATCGACAAGCACCTGAAGTTATATGTAATTAATGCTAACCAAGTAGCCCGTAATAGTGGTATGGGTGGGAGAATAAACACCATTATGCAGGTGTGCTTCTTTGCCTTAGCTAACGTTTTACCCCAAGAAGAAGCGATCGCTAAAATTAAGCAAGCGATTGAGAAAACCTACGGTAAAAAAGGTGCAGAAGTTGTGCGGATGAATCTGCAAGCCGTAGATCACACCCTGGCTAACTTGCATAAGGTAGACATCCCCCAAACAATTCACCATCCTCAATCCCTAGGCGAAAATTCTCCATTACTCGACCAAGCCCCAGAATTTATCCGCGAAGTTCTGGGTAAAATCATGATTTGGGAAGGTGATGATTTACCTGTAAGTTCACTACCCCCTGATGGTACATTCCCCACAGGTACAACCAAGTGGGAAAAGCGCAACGTTGCTCAAGAAATTCCTGTATGGGATGAGGATGTCTGCGTTCAATGTAGTAAATGTGTGATGGTTTGTCCTCACAGCGCCATCCGTGCTAAAGCTTATCAACCCAGTGAATTACTGAACGCACCACCCAGCTTTAAGTCAGTTGATGCCAAAGATAGAGACTTTGCCAATCAGAAATTTACCATTCAGGTAGCCCCAGAAGATTGTACAGGCTGCGCTATTTGTGTAAACGTCTGCCCAGCCAAAAATAAAACTGAGCCATTGAAAAAAGCCATTAACATGGCAAAGCAACTACCTTTGCGGGAACAAGAACGCAAAAACTGGGATTTCTTCTTAACTTTGCCCAATCCCGATCGCAGACAACTCAAACTCAACCAAATTCGCCAACAACAACTGCAAGAACCATTATTTGAATTTTCTGGTGCTTGTGCTGGTTGTGGCGAGACACCATATTTAAAATTATTAACCCAACTGTTTGGCGATCGCTCCGTCATTGCCAATGCAACCGGTTGTTCTTCCATCTACGGCGGAAATTTACCCACAACTCCCTGGACAACCAATGCTGAAGGAAGAGGCCCAGCTTGGTCGAATAGCTTATTTGAAGATAACGCTGAATTTGGTTATGGTTTCCGCCTTTCTTTAGATAAGCAAGCAGAATTTGCGGCGGAACTACTGCAAAAATTCAATGGCAACATCGATGATAATCTAATTAACGCCATCCTCAACGCCACGCAAAGCACCGAAGCTGACATTTGGGAACAACGAGAACGAGTAGAAATCTTAAAACAAAAGCTAGATGAATTGTTGCAAAAACAAAATCTCTCAATGCCCAATGCCCGATGCCCAATGCCCTATTCACAAATCCAAAATCTGAAAGCGATCGCAGATTACCTAGTGCGGAAAAGTGTTTGGATTGTCGGCGGTGATGGCTGGGCCTATGATATTGACTTTGGCGGTATCGACCATGTTTTAGCCAGCGGTCGCAATGTGAATATTTTAGTAATGGATACAGAAGTATATTCCAACACAGGCGGACAATCATCAAAAGCCACCCCCAAAGCCGCAGTCGCCAAATTCGCCGCCAGTGGTAAGCCTGCGCCGAAAAAAGACTTAGGCTTAATCGCTATCACCTACGGTAATGTTTACGTAGCGAGTGTAGCTTTAGGTGCCAGAGATGAACATACCCTGAGAGCATTTTTAGAAGCCGAAGCCTTCAACGGCCCATCCTTGATTATTGCTTACAGCCATTGCATCGCCCACGGCATCAACATGACCACAGGCATGAATCACCAAAAATCTTTGATAGAATCTGGAAGGTGGTTGCTGTATCGCTATAATCCTGAGTTGCAAAAACAAGGTAAAAATCCCTTGCAATTGGATATGAAAGCGCCGAAACAATCGGTAGAGCAATCAATGTATCAAGAAAATCGCTTCAAAATGCTCACCAAAAGTAAGCCTGAAGTTGCCAAACAACTGCTAGAACAAGCGCAAGCGGAAGTAGATGCGCGTTGGCAGATGTATCAATATTTGGCAAATAGGTAA
- a CDS encoding carbon dioxide-concentrating mechanism protein CcmK, with product MPIAVGMIETKGFPAVVEAADAMVKAARVTLVGYEKIGSARVTVIVRGDVSEVQASVAAGVEAARRVNGGEVVSTHIIARPHENLEYVLPIRYTEAVEQFRT from the coding sequence ATGCCAATTGCAGTTGGAATGATTGAGACTAAAGGCTTTCCCGCAGTAGTAGAAGCTGCTGATGCGATGGTGAAGGCTGCCCGTGTAACATTAGTAGGATATGAAAAAATTGGTAGCGCACGAGTCACTGTAATTGTGCGGGGAGACGTATCGGAAGTGCAAGCCTCGGTTGCCGCTGGGGTAGAAGCAGCCAGAAGAGTGAATGGTGGGGAAGTAGTATCAACTCACATCATTGCCCGTCCTCATGAAAACCTCGAATATGTATTACCAATTCGGTATACCGAAGCTGTAGAACAGTTCCGCACTTAA